The window AGATATACGGGCTAAAACTCGAGGCGGAAACACGATAGGAGTGAATTCAACCGATTCAGACATCTTATATTACTGATATGGACAGACATAATGGAGTAGAATGTTCTTTAGTTCAATGTATGAGCTTCATgtaaaatgaaaaaaaatcattcAGAATGATCTACTACACGTCACGTGATTCACATACATGGGCAGATCTCATTTCTGATTCATCACTCATTAATATAAGTACGTGATCTAGGTCTGTAACGCTACTCCAAGGTACTTAACGGGCTAAGAATATTGGTTCAGTTCTCACCGGGAGTTTTTAAAGGCTGCAATATGGGTATTACAGTTATTGGTTCGCTTAACTATGATTTAGTGACCTTCACAGATCACATTCCCAACATGGGTGAGACAATATCTGGAAAGTGCTTCGAAACGCACGTAGGAGGTAAAGGGTTGAATCAAGCAATTGCATTGAGTAATTTAAAACCGGACTCTATTGCGGAGGCAGTAAGGATGGTGGGGAATATTGGGGAAGACTCTTTTGGTTCCGAACTGTTAAGGGTTGGTAGAACAAGCGGTCTTAATATGGAATATGTCGGGAGGCATGATGATGTTAGAACTGGTACTGCTACCATCTTGGTTGAAGAATCGAGTGGGCAGAATAGAATTATTTGTGTAAGTGGGGCAAACATGAAAACCGTATTTGATAAGGAGAGACTTCAATTAGTCTTCCCCGCAAAAGGTGGGAGTAGTGAAGAATATGTTATATTACAACATGAAATCCCCGACCCATGCTCAATTATGCATTGGCTTCGAGAAAACAGACCTGAACATCTGATAGTGTTTAACCCATCTCCATTTCAACATTTGGATCCCCTTGACTGGAAGGCGGTTGACATTTTAGTTGTTAACGAGGTTGAGGCGTTACAGTTACTTTCATCTCTGTACGATAACAATGATGTAGCACGTTACCAGTCATTGGTTGAGACTAATCTAATTGAAGGCTATACCATGATAGCGCAAGAATTTAAGAGTAGGAAAGTCCTTAATAGCAATGGGCCTGGAGTAATTATTATAACATTAGGCGAAAACGGGATTATCTATACGTCAAGGACACAGTCAGACATATCCTATTTTCCTGCTACTCATATAGATAATGTCATAGATACAACAGCCGCTGGAGATACATTCTTAGGCGGTGTCGTGATGCAGCTATATAATGGGTCAACTTTGCACGATGCTGTGAAGTTTGCTGCCTATGCAAGTGCGATAGCTATTACTAGAAAGGGCGCATCGAACAGTATACCAAGCTATGCAGAAGTCATGGAAAAATTATGAATATGGACTAGATAGATATCTAGGATAAGTTGAAAATTAAGCTAGCTAACAGATGGGGAATCAGGAATGCTTTCATTTCTTGTTGGGCCTATTTTCGTGTTTTCAGTATTCTCGTCAGAAATTGACCCAGTCGATGAGCATGGAGTGGATTCTGGCGATGCAATATCAGAAGATTGTGAATTATACGTCTTTTGCAACAACCTCAACTTCCTCCTGCTATTGTTGTGATTGTCTTCATCATTTCCACTAACTCTACTTCCATCGCCGACCTCCAGGCTAGCTATACTATAGTCACTATTTGGACTAATCATGCCTTTGATTGGAATAGATCCACGTTGGTCTACTCTGCCATCCGCAAGAGTAAGTAAATGTACAGTTTCTCGtttatcttcatcttctgtTTCCTCATCTTCTAAAGATTGTTCTTGATTGTGTTCACTTTCATCCTCATTATCAGATCTACTTTCAGTGTACAAATCTAGCACAGCATCGTTGAATTGTTTCATTCTTTCATCATATTTTTGTCTAGATTTGTTTATAATATCACATAAATACTGACTTCCCACGTAATTAGACTCCGTCCGTCTTCTATAGAATAACAAATATGCAGAACCAGCTATACTACGTTCGGGAACTGTTTCGTTTACTCTGGAATCGTCAAAATAATACCATTTGTTGtcaagaaaatttttgacaTATGCTGTATAGTGACCACCTCCAAGGCCACCATAATGATTGTCAACAGCTATTAAATCATAGATGGTACCTTTTTTATCGTCCTTATAGACAAGATATGGTGACATATCCAAATCTGTAATTGGGAAATGCACTATATCGCCAATTTTGTCACTAAAAGACCtttgattttcaaatcttttcaaatgtATCAGTAAAATATCAGGGGTATTCCATAACTCGATCTGTTTTGTTGCTTGGCGATGCTCTTTACAACTTGGACAATACCATGAATCAGTAGCTCCAAGTACCTCTGGAGTTGAAAACAATGTTAAACAATCATGCAATgtaatcttcttctcttcttggGCATTCCGTTCTCTTTTACTTGCTTCTAATTCAGTATTAGGTACTTCCCCAGGTGAATCCCAATTAACCTTTAATGAACTGTTGAACACTTCGTCATACGATTTACTATTCCACTCACAGATAATCGCATTTTGAGCCTTAATTAGTTTCTCGCGAGGAATATCGTTCAAGGTATCTGCAACTAGATCTAATGAATGCTCTTCACTAGATTCAGCCTTTTGTAAGTCTTGGTTGTCGATGGATACTTCGATATCCATGTCTGAATCAGACGACTGCGTATGAGGTCCAATATTTTGAGAGGTTACATTTAATATGGAAGCATCTTCGCTTTCGCAAAAGTTATTGCAACCGGAATATTCGATGTTAGGATTCTCCACGCTTCCCTCCAAACCGATAGAAGCATAGTTATATGCATCCCATAAAACTTGATCTAAATTTGCAGTGATATCTTTAACTTTACTAAAGGTCACATGAGGTTCAGGTGTCCAAAGATCGTTACGCGCAGACCTAGGATATGGCTGAGAAGCAAATCTAGATCTCTGATTATTTATCTGCCCATCGTAAatctttattttaaagaactTTTCGGGAGGCTGTTCAGGGTTGATATACTTTAACTCGGTTGCTACAGCTTCCGGCTGTAAACCtggatattttttttgcaATACGGGTAGCTGGTCCAATGTAATGGTATCGTTTTTCTTTGATGCTAATGTAAATTCTGTGAAACCACCTGACCATTGGATAAATGCATTTTCTAATTTCTGTAATATGACGCCATAATCAGATTGTTCTTCCTCAGAAAGTGAAATGAAAAACGGGAAACCACACAATTTCGCAGACCTGAATCCATCTTCAATCACGGTGTTCATAACTGGTACAACCAAATCATTCTCACTTCTGGGAACTTCATAGAATACCACTACATCACTGTCACTTATTAACTCATGGATTGGAAGGTATTGTGAATCGGCACGTGAAGCTTCATAGTTGTtataaaattgatgattGAATACTTCAGCGCCCAGCAGATCTGCTGTATTCATACCGGTACATCTTGCAACATATTTCTTTAAGTCACAATAAGTGTCGGTTTTATTTAACTCGACTTCAAAAGTGTATGGAGGAGAACTATGTGGAAAAATGAGCACCTTATTTGACCAAGTACTGTCCACAGGTAACGGCAAAGTTAAATCATTATAAGGATCAAACGTAGTCGACACCTTTTTGCATGTGGGACAAATTAATGTTGATTTGTAAAGGCCGACAAATAGATCCAAAATTACCGAATCGTTTCTCAGCTTATGTTTAAGCCATGTGTCATCCGCTAACTTTTTGATGGTCTCGAATTCAGTCACATCATCTGTAGGGTTTAATTCTGGTTTTTCAACGTATGGCTTATCTACAATCCtgttcaaatcttcatGCAAACCATCTAACAAAAAGGCGAGAAACTCCTGAGAATCTTGCTGTTGGTATCCAGCAAACATGGAGTTTAAATGGCCAATTGTAGTTTTAAAATGTCTGGGAGAGTAACTCGAGATGAGGTTATTTCgttttccaaataaagACTGGATCAAAGTTCCAAATGCCCAAGCAATATGGCCTTTGTGACCTAAGGGATTATCGACATTAATTTCTTTCTCATAAGCATTGTACAAGAAATAATCCTTAAATTCAGGAATATGAACAAGACATTGTAACGCAGAATTCATGTAACATGTATTTCCAAGATTTCCTAAACCAACAGTACCATTTGAGGGTGTCATCTGATTGTAAATGTAATAGTTAGATGCCCAATGCTGGTTCTTAGCAGGAGGTTTTAGTTCCACAGCAAGGTCAATAGTTTCAGAATCATAGTCTTTGATTGAATATGAGAGTTGTTCAGATTTGATTAAGTGCTTCATGGGAAACTCTACGAACGTGGATGGCTTTATTTTATAGTTGGTCGTTAGGTAGTCGTTAACATTCTCGGATGCTGACGGTTTATCCTTTATATACCACGTTCTAAAGTTAGTTACATCGATATCAACACTTGATTCTCTTTCACAAAATAACTTCATTGCCCTGGTAACAACATCTTCCATAGTACTTAACCTAGACATCGTAAAAAAAATGGGAACCTGTGCGTTACACTTATAATTTTGTGTGTCTTCATTAATGGTTAAATAATGTACCATGAACTTTGGTCTATCATACTCCACTATCAATTGACCCCCGGCATCTTTAACAAGCACTGTGTAAAATGGGAAAGAACCCTCCGTCACTCCATACCATTCATACCACCGGTTAAATACGGGTTCAGGAACTGCAATATATGGATTCAGATCGAAGGGCGCAAGAATCAGATTAGCTCTATCTAAAACAACAGACTTAATATCCATTTGCCCTAAAGCAGTATAATCTGTCTGATTTTGATCCAAAAATTTAGTCGACCACTGACTAGGCACGATGTACATCTTGTCACCCTCCGTAGATGCCTTTACAAACTCCTCCCAAAGCTTATTAACAATAACTCGCTGCTCCTCCAAAGATGGGATCGCGTCAACCAACATTGAATCACTATCATCTGAAAAAGCAACCAGTCTTGTGGGCTGTTCATTAAGGCTATTTTCAGAGACTAGGGTGCCAACGGCACAATCTTCAGATGAATTCAAGTTGGTCTGTATAGTATCAACTTCCGCCTGCCAATTGTCCAATGATGCCACGTCTTCTTTAGTCTGCGTCCCCTCTAACTCCTCCAGTAATGGTCCCCCGTGCACAACGTTATCCTGGCTCTTCAACTTATTCATTTGTAGTAACTAATTAATTTCACCTTCAATAGAGACAGCTGCGAGGAACGGAAAGTAGCAGTAATGAAGTAAAATATCAGGATTTATAATCTACCCAGCGACAATAATGCGTAACTACCTCACAATTATACGTCCTGCTACCTCAGGTGAATGTAAAACtagaaaataaataacCAAATATGCAATCAGGAACCAATATCAATTCTATTTAGATTAATTATGTAACTTAAACAACTCTTCTTAGGGTAGAAAATTTCCGCTTGATGGATGATAAAAGTTGTCTTAAATGAACGGAAACAAGAAGCATTTACGTATATAGTGATATGATAAAAGTTCAACTAAACTACTTAATTCTCAATGACCATGAAGACACTTCAGGGCGACAATGTTGCCTGAATTTATATCTGTTATTTGCTTGCGCATGTAGGTGTTCGTGACTGAATTATTTTGCGGTGCTGAGTCCTTTCTAGGAGCAGTTTGTGTAGATAAAGAAATCAAACTGAGTGCGAACCAAGGACATACAAGTTGGGATCGTTAAGTTGGATTAGGTATGACAGAGTTCATTATAGCGAACCCCAGGGTTATCACAGAGAGATAGGCCAATATAGAGGCAGGAACACCTCTGGTTATGAAGGTGTTGACATTCAAATATCTGTTTCCGACTTCATCAGTTATGGAGATCGCAGTGACGTTGGGGAAACCTGAGGATGCCAAACCCATACCACAGGAGGCAATAAGAGCACAGCCAAAGACCAAAATAGGTGCAGCCTTTGGATTGGATAAGTTTTCTCCGATTTCTTTGACCAAAgggatgatgatgatagcTGAGACTGTGTGTGAAACAAAAGTGCCAACTATTAGCATAACAAGACCAAAGATAACCAATACAGAGTAAAGAGAGTAGTGCATAACTCTTTGCTGCAAGGCGCGTGCAATTGTGGCTAATAAGCCGGAGGATGAAACTGCGCTACCTAGCGCGATACCACCCATAGCCAATATGACAATTGACCACgggaagttgttgatatcTTGTGCCGTTAAAAGGCTTGTACCAAAGAACAGGATGATTGGGATAACTGCAATAAGACCTGCAGAACCGAAGGTTGTTTCGATCCGCGACAATACACACCATAGAAAGATAGTAGCCAACGTTACTATAATGATGAAGCATTGTTTCAGAGTAAATGTATCTTTGATCGGTTTGTAGGCTTTCAACTTGGTAGTATTGATCTTGAAGGTCAGTATCAACAACAGCCATACTAAAATAAGGGAAACAAGACATGTTGGCATAGATACTGCAAAGAACTGTCCCCATCCCACATTATATGGTTTCAAATAGTCCATTGAAATGACGTTTTGCGGCGAAGAAATTGGGGAGGACATACCGCCAATGTTAGCGGCAAGAGCAACACCTAAAACCAAGGCCTTAGCGAACGGTGTGTCGCTATTTAGCGTCCTCAAAACGGTATGGATTAGAGAGTAAGTTAACATTGGAGCGGCAACATTAGAGATCCACATggacaagaagaaaacgaCGCACATTACAACGAGAAGGACATTTCTTGGCTTGGTTCCCGCAGCGGTCAATAAATAAGACGCAAATATGCGtgcaatattatatttagACAGAGCAGCTGCTAGAGTGAACCCAGCCAATAAGACCATGATAGTTGAAGACCACATCTGCGAAAGAATGCGGGATGAAGCAGCTGTAGCGCTTAAAATGGTACCATGCTCATCCTTCAACACCTGGAACAGAACCACAAAGAGTGGAACCAGCATTGCAGTGACAAACAATGGCAAAGCTTCAGTGGCCCATAATAGTGCTACACATTCGACCAATGCCATACAGCGTTGTTGAGCCTTGTCATCAAATGTATGAACGCAAAGCAAGATAATGGTTAAAAGTGCAATCAAGTATATCTTTAATGCCCTTATACCGAAAAACAATTTCGGTATCGTTAATTTGCTAATCACCAAGCCACGAAATCGAATTGGTTTCGAAAGCTGATAACTGTAATAATCGATGTGTAAGATGTTATCTGCATTTGAAATTTCACCGTTTTGTTTACCAACAGCCACAATGTTGTTTATAGTAGACTCCAATCCCAATATATCCTTCCACACAGTATTTCTTTCCCAAACTATATAGTCACGCAAGTGTGATCTCAATTTATTTCTGCATTCTTCGACATCCTTGGATTCCGTGATAACAGTATAAAACTCTACCAAATCGTTGATTTGACCATCCAAAGTCTTTAAAGTATCCGTCTGAAATACATATGTGtcattgaaaaattccCCAGATTCTATTAGTTGCGAACGTATATTTGCTGTAAAAGTCTTGTCAAATTTCTTAGTAATCTTGAGAAACCCTATACGATTCAACTCGATAAACGACTTGACCTGCGATAGCTCCACATATAAATCAAcaattttcttcttcaaaatggATCTCTGCTGGGATTTAATGTTGAACTCAGAGTGATCCAACAATACAGTATGTTGAGTGGCACTATTCTCATAATacccttcttcttcttcctcttcctcatcaGATAGTTCGTGAGCTTCATTCTGAGACAATCGTCTTGAGGGCTTCGAAGGAGCAACACTCTCAATCTCCACCTCGCTCACAGGCAGTAGACCTTCAGCCGCCTCTTCCTGATCCGAAATCCTCCTGCACCTTCCCGAACCTGCATTCTCTAAGTCCTTAATTAAAGTCTCAATTTGTTTATACAGTTGAGCCTCCAACTTTTTGTAAAACGCATCTATCTTCAGCTTTTCATCATTCAGctttgataaaaatatctCCTGCGGATTAAATAGAGTATTGCCGCTGGATACAGAGGAACGCCTGTTCTC is drawn from Eremothecium cymbalariae DBVPG#7215 chromosome 8, complete sequence and contains these coding sequences:
- the RBK1 gene encoding putative ribokinase (similar to Ashbya gossypii AFR626W), whose amino-acid sequence is MGITVIGSLNYDLVTFTDHIPNMGETISGKCFETHVGGKGLNQAIALSNLKPDSIAEAVRMVGNIGEDSFGSELLRVGRTSGLNMEYVGRHDDVRTGTATILVEESSGQNRIICVSGANMKTVFDKERLQLVFPAKGGSSEEYVILQHEIPDPCSIMHWLRENRPEHLIVFNPSPFQHLDPLDWKAVDILVVNEVEALQLLSSLYDNNDVARYQSLVETNLIEGYTMIAQEFKSRKVLNSNGPGVIIITLGENGIIYTSRTQSDISYFPATHIDNVIDTTAAGDTFLGGVVMQLYNGSTLHDAVKFAAYASAIAITRKGASNSIPSYAEVMEKL
- the UBP12 gene encoding putative ubiquitin-specific protease UBP12 (similar to Ashbya gossypii AFR627C), which gives rise to MNKLKSQDNVVHGGPLLEELEGTQTKEDVASLDNWQAEVDTIQTNLNSSEDCAVGTLVSENSLNEQPTRLVAFSDDSDSMLVDAIPSLEEQRVIVNKLWEEFVKASTEGDKMYIVPSQWSTKFLDQNQTDYTALGQMDIKSVVLDRANLILAPFDLNPYIAVPEPVFNRWYEWYGVTEGSFPFYTVLVKDAGGQLIVEYDRPKFMVHYLTINEDTQNYKCNAQVPIFFTMSRLSTMEDVVTRAMKLFCERESSVDIDVTNFRTWYIKDKPSASENVNDYLTTNYKIKPSTFVEFPMKHLIKSEQLSYSIKDYDSETIDLAVELKPPAKNQHWASNYYIYNQMTPSNGTVGLGNLGNTCYMNSALQCLVHIPEFKDYFLYNAYEKEINVDNPLGHKGHIAWAFGTLIQSLFGKRNNLISSYSPRHFKTTIGHLNSMFAGYQQQDSQEFLAFLLDGLHEDLNRIVDKPYVEKPELNPTDDVTEFETIKKLADDTWLKHKLRNDSVILDLFVGLYKSTLICPTCKKVSTTFDPYNDLTLPLPVDSTWSNKVLIFPHSSPPYTFEVELNKTDTYCDLKKYVARCTGMNTADLLGAEVFNHQFYNNYEASRADSQYLPIHELISDSDVVVFYEVPRSENDLVVPVMNTVIEDGFRSAKLCGFPFFISLSEEEQSDYGVILQKLENAFIQWSGGFTEFTLASKKNDTITLDQLPVLQKKYPGLQPEAVATELKYINPEQPPEKFFKIKIYDGQINNQRSRFASQPYPRSARNDLWTPEPHVTFSKVKDITANLDQVLWDAYNYASIGLEGSVENPNIEYSGCNNFCESEDASILNVTSQNIGPHTQSSDSDMDIEVSIDNQDLQKAESSEEHSLDLVADTLNDIPREKLIKAQNAIICEWNSKSYDEVFNSSLKVNWDSPGEVPNTELEASKRERNAQEEKKITLHDCLTLFSTPEVLGATDSWYCPSCKEHRQATKQIELWNTPDILLIHLKRFENQRSFSDKIGDIVHFPITDLDMSPYLVYKDDKKGTIYDLIAVDNHYGGLGGGHYTAYVKNFLDNKWYYFDDSRVNETVPERSIAGSAYLLFYRRRTESNYVGSQYLCDIINKSRQKYDERMKQFNDAVLDLYTESRSDNEDESEHNQEQSLEDEETEDEDKRETVHLLTLADGRVDQRGSIPIKGMISPNSDYSIASLEVGDGSRVSGNDEDNHNNSRRKLRLLQKTYNSQSSDIASPESTPCSSTGSISDENTENTKIGPTRNESIPDSPSVS
- a CDS encoding uncharacterized protein (similar to Ashbya gossypii AFR628C); translation: MKFSRSLKYNAVPDWQDYYLKYSQLKRLIYSLQSEELKLDAREGEVLGQKEGTVGQKGSKLKSFFWRGGSGDKNELESGFELEDFEEDTREFSGDKVKKTSKFLFDVENRRSSVSSGNTLFNPQEIFLSKLNDEKLKIDAFYKKLEAQLYKQIETLIKDLENAGSGRCRRISDQEEAAEGLLPVSEVEIESVAPSKPSRRLSQNEAHELSDEEEEEEEGYYENSATQHTVLLDHSEFNIKSQQRSILKKKIVDLYVELSQVKSFIELNRIGFLKITKKFDKTFTANIRSQLIESGEFFNDTYVFQTDTLKTLDGQINDLVEFYTVITESKDVEECRNKLRSHLRDYIVWERNTVWKDILGLESTINNIVAVGKQNGEISNADNILHIDYYSYQLSKPIRFRGLVISKLTIPKLFFGIRALKIYLIALLTIILLCVHTFDDKAQQRCMALVECVALLWATEALPLFVTAMLVPLFVVLFQVLKDEHGTILSATAASSRILSQMWSSTIMVLLAGFTLAAALSKYNIARIFASYLLTAAGTKPRNVLLVVMCVVFFLSMWISNVAAPMLTYSLIHTVLRTLNSDTPFAKALVLGVALAANIGGMSSPISSPQNVISMDYLKPYNVGWGQFFAVSMPTCLVSLILVWLLLILTFKINTTKLKAYKPIKDTFTLKQCFIIIVTLATIFLWCVLSRIETTFGSAGLIAVIPIILFFGTSLLTAQDINNFPWSIVILAMGGIALGSAVSSSGLLATIARALQQRVMHYSLYSVLVIFGLVMLIVGTFVSHTVSAIIIIPLVKEIGENLSNPKAAPILVFGCALIASCGMGLASSGFPNVTAISITDEVGNRYLNVNTFITRGVPASILAYLSVITLGFAIMNSVIPNPT